Proteins from a single region of bacterium:
- a CDS encoding methyltransferase domain-containing protein — protein MTEWQGAEYEAVSRLQQELAAAALGAVTLADGEHVLDVGCGDGRVTAAIAARTPSGRVLGVDPSHDMIAFAARTHAAPNLAFEVGDARTLGHAGAFDRVVSFNALHWVHEQDAALRAIHAALRPGGRALLQLVPRTQRRSLEDAIEAVAASPPWTAQLPAHRTPFAHPYPGAFAALAESAGFAIERLEVLEGAFDFGSRAAFARFAHATFVAWTGELPADLIDAFIADVLDRWAGGTIFAYDQLRVALRRP, from the coding sequence ATGACGGAGTGGCAGGGCGCCGAGTACGAGGCCGTCTCGCGGCTCCAGCAGGAGCTCGCCGCCGCCGCCCTCGGCGCCGTGACGCTCGCCGACGGCGAGCACGTGCTCGACGTGGGCTGCGGCGACGGCCGCGTCACCGCCGCGATCGCGGCGCGCACGCCGTCGGGGCGCGTGCTCGGCGTCGATCCGTCGCACGACATGATCGCGTTCGCGGCGCGGACGCATGCCGCGCCGAACCTGGCCTTCGAGGTCGGCGACGCCCGGACGCTCGGGCACGCCGGGGCCTTCGATCGCGTCGTCTCGTTCAATGCCCTGCACTGGGTGCACGAGCAGGACGCGGCCCTGCGCGCGATCCACGCGGCGCTGCGGCCGGGCGGCCGCGCCCTGCTCCAGCTGGTGCCGCGCACGCAGCGCCGGTCGCTCGAGGACGCGATCGAGGCGGTCGCCGCCTCGCCGCCCTGGACGGCGCAGCTCCCCGCGCACCGCACGCCGTTCGCACATCCGTATCCCGGGGCCTTCGCCGCGCTCGCCGAGTCGGCCGGCTTCGCGATCGAGCGGCTCGAGGTGCTGGAGGGAGCGTTCGACTTCGGCAGCCGCGCGGCCTTCGCGCGCTTCGCGCACGCGACCTTCGTCGCCTGGACCGGCGAGCTGCCGGCGGACCTGATCGACGCCTTCATCGCCGACGTGCTCGACCGCTGGGCGGGCGGCACGATCTTCGCCTACGACCAGCTGCGCGTCGCACTGCGCCGGCCTTGA
- a CDS encoding glutathione S-transferase family protein produces the protein MLLIGQYDSPFVRRVGIALHLYGIGFEHRPWSVFGDAEAIAAYNPLRRVPTLVLDDGEVLIETSAILDALDQQVGAGRALIAPAGPERRAAQKACALASGLADKAVALVYERVLHARSTPLWTARCRAQIGDVLRVLEAERAAGPGPWWFGEALGHADVAVACALRFVHEAHPGVFDADAHPALAAHAERCEALEPFRLVQQPFVVALPAAHEA, from the coding sequence ATGCTGTTGATCGGCCAGTACGATTCCCCCTTCGTCCGCCGCGTCGGCATCGCGCTGCACCTCTACGGCATCGGCTTCGAGCACCGTCCCTGGTCGGTCTTCGGCGACGCGGAGGCGATCGCCGCATACAACCCGCTGCGCCGGGTGCCGACACTCGTCCTGGACGACGGCGAGGTGCTGATCGAGACCAGCGCCATCCTCGACGCCCTCGATCAGCAGGTGGGCGCGGGCCGGGCGCTGATCGCGCCGGCAGGTCCGGAGCGCCGCGCGGCCCAGAAGGCGTGCGCGCTGGCATCGGGGCTCGCGGACAAGGCCGTGGCGCTGGTCTACGAGCGCGTGCTCCACGCCCGCAGCACGCCGCTGTGGACGGCGCGCTGCCGGGCGCAGATCGGCGACGTCCTGCGCGTGCTCGAAGCCGAGCGCGCGGCCGGGCCAGGGCCGTGGTGGTTCGGCGAGGCGCTCGGGCACGCGGACGTCGCGGTCGCGTGCGCGCTGCGCTTCGTGCACGAGGCGCATCCGGGCGTGTTCGACGCGGATGCCCATCCCGCGCTGGCGGCGCATGCGGAGCGCTGCGAGGCGCTGGAGCCCTTCCGGCTCGTGCAGCAGCCGTTCGTGGTGGCCCTCCCGGCCGCCCACGAGGCGTGA
- a CDS encoding SDR family oxidoreductase: MAIPLSPAGAGTAPGLGRLRGRHVLVVGAGRETWGMPDPPPGNGQAIARLAAREGAAVACADLVAERAQATADEVRTLEGGTALAIAADAASDAEVARMLTEAVAGLGGLDAIVCNLGIGRGFGLAGTSAEDWDLVLATNLRSHFLCLKHGLALLPEGGAVVLVSSVAGHRAGSRVPAYDASKAGLSGLLRHATGEGMRRGVRVNAVVPGLIDTSLGRLATAQRPDRTRRLPFGRQGTAWEVAYATVFLLSDEAAYVAGLELRVDGGLLVL, encoded by the coding sequence ATGGCCATCCCGCTTTCCCCCGCCGGCGCCGGCACCGCCCCCGGCCTCGGCCGGCTGCGCGGCCGGCACGTCCTCGTCGTCGGCGCCGGCCGCGAGACCTGGGGCATGCCCGATCCGCCGCCCGGCAACGGTCAGGCGATCGCGCGACTGGCGGCGCGCGAGGGGGCGGCGGTCGCATGCGCGGACCTCGTCGCCGAACGCGCGCAGGCGACCGCGGACGAGGTCCGCACCCTCGAAGGAGGCACGGCGCTGGCCATCGCCGCCGACGCCGCCTCCGACGCCGAGGTCGCCCGCATGCTCACGGAGGCCGTGGCGGGGCTCGGGGGACTCGACGCGATCGTCTGCAACCTCGGTATCGGGCGCGGCTTCGGCCTCGCGGGCACGAGCGCCGAGGACTGGGACCTCGTGCTCGCGACCAACCTGCGCTCCCACTTCCTGTGCCTGAAGCACGGCCTGGCGCTGCTGCCGGAGGGCGGCGCGGTCGTCCTCGTCTCGTCCGTGGCCGGCCACCGCGCCGGCAGCCGCGTCCCCGCCTACGACGCCTCCAAGGCCGGGCTCTCCGGGCTGCTGCGCCACGCCACCGGCGAGGGCATGCGACGCGGCGTGCGCGTCAACGCCGTCGTGCCGGGGCTCATCGACACCAGCCTCGGCCGCCTCGCCACCGCGCAGCGGCCGGATCGCACGCGCCGGCTTCCCTTCGGGCGACAGGGCACGGCGTGGGAGGTGGCCTACGCCACCGTGTTCCTGCTCTCCGACGAGGCCGCCTACGTCGCCGGGCTCGAGCTGCGCGTCGACGGCGGCCTGCTGGTGCTCTGA
- a CDS encoding elongation factor G — protein MCSGKVAGLGQPMDTIRNIGISAHIDSGKTTLTERILYYTGRIHAIHEVRGKDGVGAKMDSMDLEREKGITIQSAATYCLWRGSRDQLPEHNVNIIDTPGHVDFTIEVERALRVLDGAILVLDSGKGVQSQSITVDRQMKRYKVPRIAFVNKMDNPGADYDRVAAMLKEKLHHHAVKLQVPIGAEDRFQGIIDAVNRKAYYFDGDNGENIRKEDVPAEYAERTQKAHEELIEQVAEVDDELAEKYLGGEEIKVEELRAAIRRATLALKMTPVMCGSAFRNKGVQLLLDAVCMYLPNPTERENEAYDQQGGEHKILLSPDPEGAMVGLAFKLTQDKYGQLTYFRVYQGTVRTGDTIINTSNQLRKVRVPRMFRMHSDEREEIQSAGPGDIVAFYGVECSSGETFTDGKLNVTLTSMHVPAAVISLAVRPKERAGEQNFSKALNRFTKEDPTFRVHQDEESGETIISGMGELHLDIYMERMRREYNCDVIAGKPQVAYREAITTRGEFMYTHKKQTGGSGQYAKVGGFIEPLPSDSVESYEFVDEITGGAIPREFIPACDKGFREAVKKGSLVGFPVVGVRATINDGASHAVDSSEMAFKTAALMAFREGFERARPVILEPLMKVEVEAPSEGQGAVVGLLNQRRGMIVDTVADDAAVTVTAEVPLNNMFGFATDLRSATQGKGTFTMEFAKYAALPKSEQEEMIKKHREKLAAEAGKK, from the coding sequence ATGTGTTCGGGCAAAGTGGCGGGTTTAGGACAACCTATGGACACCATCCGCAACATCGGCATCTCCGCCCACATCGACTCCGGCAAGACGACGCTCACCGAGCGCATCCTCTATTACACGGGTCGCATCCACGCGATCCACGAGGTGCGCGGCAAGGACGGCGTCGGCGCCAAGATGGACTCGATGGATCTCGAGCGCGAGAAGGGCATCACCATCCAGTCGGCGGCGACGTACTGCCTGTGGCGTGGCTCCCGCGACCAGCTACCGGAGCACAACGTCAACATCATCGACACGCCCGGGCACGTCGACTTCACCATCGAGGTGGAGCGCGCGCTGCGCGTCCTCGACGGTGCGATCCTGGTGCTCGACTCCGGCAAGGGCGTGCAGTCGCAGTCGATCACCGTCGACCGCCAGATGAAGCGGTACAAGGTTCCGCGCATCGCCTTCGTCAACAAGATGGACAACCCGGGTGCCGACTACGACCGGGTCGCGGCGATGCTGAAGGAGAAGCTCCATCACCACGCCGTGAAGCTGCAGGTGCCGATCGGCGCCGAGGACCGCTTCCAGGGCATCATCGACGCGGTCAACCGCAAGGCCTACTACTTCGACGGCGACAACGGCGAGAACATCCGCAAGGAGGACGTGCCCGCCGAGTACGCCGAGCGCACCCAGAAGGCGCACGAGGAGCTGATCGAGCAGGTCGCCGAGGTCGACGACGAGCTCGCCGAGAAGTACCTCGGCGGCGAGGAGATCAAGGTCGAGGAGCTGCGCGCCGCGATCCGCCGCGCCACCCTCGCCCTCAAGATGACGCCCGTCATGTGCGGCTCGGCCTTCCGCAACAAGGGCGTCCAGCTGCTGCTCGACGCGGTCTGCATGTACCTGCCGAACCCGACCGAGCGCGAGAACGAGGCCTACGACCAGCAGGGCGGCGAGCACAAGATCCTGCTCTCGCCCGACCCCGAGGGCGCGATGGTCGGGCTGGCGTTCAAGCTGACGCAGGACAAGTACGGCCAGCTCACCTACTTCCGCGTCTACCAGGGCACGGTCCGCACCGGCGACACGATCATCAACACGTCGAACCAGCTGCGCAAGGTGCGCGTGCCGCGCATGTTCCGCATGCACTCGGACGAGCGCGAGGAGATCCAGTCGGCCGGGCCCGGCGACATCGTCGCGTTCTACGGCGTCGAGTGCTCGTCGGGCGAGACCTTCACCGACGGCAAGCTCAACGTCACGCTGACCTCGATGCACGTGCCGGCGGCGGTGATCTCGCTGGCGGTGCGGCCGAAGGAGCGCGCCGGGGAGCAGAACTTCTCGAAGGCGCTCAACCGCTTCACCAAGGAAGACCCCACCTTCCGCGTCCACCAGGACGAGGAGTCCGGCGAGACGATCATCAGCGGCATGGGCGAGCTCCACCTCGACATCTACATGGAGCGCATGCGTCGCGAGTACAATTGCGACGTGATCGCCGGCAAGCCGCAGGTCGCCTACCGCGAGGCGATCACGACGCGCGGCGAGTTCATGTACACGCACAAGAAGCAGACCGGCGGCTCGGGCCAGTACGCGAAGGTCGGCGGCTTCATCGAGCCGCTGCCGAGCGATTCGGTCGAGTCCTACGAGTTCGTCGACGAGATCACCGGCGGCGCCATCCCGCGCGAGTTCATCCCCGCCTGCGACAAGGGCTTCCGCGAGGCGGTGAAGAAGGGCTCGCTGGTCGGCTTCCCGGTCGTCGGCGTGCGCGCCACCATCAACGACGGCGCCTCGCACGCGGTCGACTCGTCGGAGATGGCGTTCAAGACGGCGGCGCTCATGGCCTTCCGCGAGGGCTTCGAGCGCGCCAGGCCGGTCATCCTCGAGCCGCTCATGAAGGTCGAGGTCGAGGCGCCGAGCGAGGGCCAGGGCGCCGTCGTCGGGCTCCTCAACCAGCGCCGCGGCATGATCGTCGACACGGTCGCCGACGACGCCGCCGTCACCGTCACCGCCGAGGTGCCGCTGAACAACATGTTCGGCTTCGCCACCGACCTCCGCTCCGCCACCCAGGGCAAGGGCACCTTCACGATGGAGTTCGCGAAGTACGCCGCCCTGCCGAAGAGCGAGCAGGAGGAGATGATCAAGAAGCACCGCGAGAAGCTCGCGGCCGAGGCGGGCAAGAAGTGA
- a CDS encoding glutathione S-transferase family protein, whose amino-acid sequence MYVVHGLTPSYFTRKVTGYLDHKGLPWRLRPSIGANLEARQDGWNGGIPVVTTPDGTRIWDSTAVILHLERRHPGASVVPDDPLLAFLAFLLDDFADEWLYRHAVGTRWLFPENAASGSWDIAREGALETGIGVGATRELVTGAMTACLPRLGVTPANVDAWVTESLLPWQRALGAHVAIHGGVLGGRPSLADFALFGGNVAHFLGDPLCCRWVEDAAPEMVAYTHAFLAPERRPAGAWLDAGALPDTLVALLAETGRHYLPWVTRATRAGAATVDFASGVTAEIATTNFLDVARGILMARYVAARSPALDTLLERAGILRWLADHTDQATAIPDPAAPPRPADNQPFRAGA is encoded by the coding sequence ATGTACGTCGTCCACGGCCTGACGCCGTCCTACTTCACGCGCAAGGTCACCGGATACCTCGACCACAAGGGCCTACCGTGGCGGCTCCGCCCGAGCATCGGCGCCAACCTCGAGGCCCGGCAGGACGGCTGGAACGGCGGCATCCCCGTCGTCACGACCCCCGACGGCACGCGCATCTGGGACTCGACGGCGGTCATCCTGCATCTCGAGCGCCGCCATCCCGGCGCGAGCGTCGTCCCGGACGACCCGCTGCTCGCCTTCCTCGCCTTCCTGCTCGACGACTTCGCCGACGAATGGCTCTACCGCCACGCCGTCGGCACGCGCTGGCTCTTCCCGGAGAACGCGGCGTCGGGCAGCTGGGACATCGCGCGCGAGGGCGCACTCGAGACGGGCATCGGCGTCGGCGCGACGCGCGAGCTGGTGACGGGCGCAATGACGGCCTGCCTGCCGCGCCTCGGCGTGACCCCCGCCAACGTCGACGCGTGGGTCACCGAGTCGCTGCTGCCCTGGCAGCGCGCGCTCGGCGCGCACGTCGCGATCCACGGCGGCGTCCTCGGCGGGCGGCCGTCGCTCGCCGACTTCGCGCTCTTCGGCGGCAACGTCGCGCACTTCCTCGGCGACCCGCTGTGCTGCCGCTGGGTCGAGGACGCAGCGCCGGAGATGGTCGCGTACACGCACGCGTTCCTCGCGCCGGAGCGGCGGCCCGCCGGCGCCTGGCTCGACGCCGGCGCGCTGCCCGACACGCTCGTCGCCCTCCTCGCCGAGACCGGCCGCCACTACCTCCCCTGGGTCACGCGCGCGACCCGCGCCGGCGCCGCCACGGTCGACTTCGCGTCGGGCGTGACGGCCGAGATCGCGACCACGAACTTCCTCGACGTCGCCCGCGGCATCCTCATGGCGCGCTACGTGGCCGCACGCAGCCCGGCGCTCGATACGCTGCTGGAGCGCGCCGGCATCCTGCGCTGGCTCGCCGACCACACCGACCAGGCGACGGCGATCCCCGACCCGGCGGCGCCGCCGCGGCCGGCCGACAACCAGCCATTCCGCGCCGGAGCGTGA
- a CDS encoding endo-1,4-beta-xylanase, with protein MTVTQTRHGFAFGFPIDLREFVNAPGELAFYTDLAQKHANFVVMETGMKWRTAQPTPDRFAFELADSEITWAAGQAFPVKGHTLFWGNVPPFSSGSGVPVWIRERFPNPTLTLAQRAELRGYLKAYVEATVSRYRGRIDVWDVTNETLNLFTPFLMDRLGVEILPEIYAWVHAIDPGCQLVFNEWITEVFTGLPGPSAADVRDRVRTLRAAGVPIHAIGQQAHFVPGIVYAGGTADLSRRTRIDDYAAALETLAETGLPIHMTEVNFVAPDAPELRAAQAEALMRVWWGHPAVDQIVFWGLWNAVNARNHLHHGLWDDDGSLTRHGAAVASLLNDRWRTRASLTADATGVVELRATLGDYVASWEVQGQPVHMRFRVEKGPGTAVVAALPAP; from the coding sequence GTGACCGTCACGCAGACGCGTCACGGCTTCGCCTTCGGCTTCCCCATCGACCTGCGCGAGTTCGTGAACGCGCCCGGCGAGCTCGCGTTCTACACCGACCTCGCCCAGAAGCACGCGAACTTCGTCGTCATGGAGACCGGCATGAAGTGGCGGACGGCGCAGCCGACGCCGGATCGCTTCGCGTTCGAGCTCGCCGACTCCGAGATCACCTGGGCCGCGGGACAGGCGTTCCCCGTGAAGGGGCATACGCTCTTCTGGGGCAACGTCCCGCCGTTCTCGAGCGGCTCCGGCGTGCCGGTGTGGATCCGCGAGCGCTTCCCGAACCCGACCCTGACGCTCGCACAGCGCGCGGAGCTGCGCGGCTACCTGAAGGCGTACGTCGAGGCGACCGTCTCCCGCTACCGCGGCCGCATCGACGTCTGGGACGTCACCAACGAGACCCTGAATCTGTTCACGCCGTTCCTGATGGACCGGCTCGGCGTCGAGATCCTGCCCGAGATCTACGCCTGGGTGCACGCCATCGACCCCGGCTGCCAGCTCGTCTTCAACGAGTGGATCACCGAGGTCTTCACCGGCCTTCCGGGTCCGAGCGCCGCCGACGTGCGCGATCGCGTGCGCACCCTGCGCGCGGCCGGCGTGCCGATCCATGCCATCGGCCAACAGGCCCATTTCGTCCCGGGCATCGTCTACGCCGGCGGGACCGCCGACCTCTCACGGCGCACGCGCATCGACGACTACGCGGCGGCGCTCGAGACGCTCGCCGAGACGGGCCTACCGATCCACATGACCGAGGTGAACTTCGTCGCCCCCGACGCGCCCGAGCTGCGCGCGGCGCAGGCCGAGGCGCTGATGCGCGTCTGGTGGGGCCATCCGGCGGTGGACCAGATCGTGTTCTGGGGCCTGTGGAACGCGGTGAACGCCCGCAATCACCTCCACCACGGGCTGTGGGACGACGACGGCTCCCTCACCCGCCACGGCGCCGCGGTGGCGTCGCTGCTGAACGACCGCTGGCGCACGCGCGCGAGCCTCACCGCCGACGCCACCGGCGTGGTCGAGCTGCGTGCGACGCTCGGCGACTACGTCGCCTCCTGGGAGGTGCAGGGGCAGCCGGTGCACATGCGCTTCCGCGTGGAGAAGGGCCCGGGAACGGCCGTGGTCGCGGCGCTGCCGGCACCCTGA
- a CDS encoding outer membrane protein transport protein, whose protein sequence is MRTVRGLRAITAVVVCLVPGLARASGFALTEHGGRGLGSAWAGEAAVAEDARTIYFNPAGMTLLRGTNLVGGMAGIRTWGTFDDEGSHLNPIAGGGRLRGSDGGNGGALGAVPSLYVSHQLLDRLWIGLGVDAPFGLRTAWEPEWVGRYNAVVSDLKSVNVNPSLAVRVLDRLSLGAGLNVQYAHAKLTNFLDLGTLCIEQGLTPELCTAAGVPPQGADAFVKIVGSSWGVGWNLGAMWEPRSGTRVGLTYRSRVQHVLEGDADFSVPPQARALVRPTGQLRDTTGKAPVEFPDSASLAAFQQITKRLAVMGDVTWTHWDRFQTLYVNFANPKQTDFSAPEHWRDSFRVALGMRYDATERWSLRAGFAWDETVISSPRFRDPRIPDNDRYWLAFGAGYQVTPAFRLDAGYAHIFIPDASTRNRDAVTGNVLKGEFSAMADLVAFQATLTFD, encoded by the coding sequence ATGCGGACCGTTCGGGGACTTCGCGCCATCACCGCCGTGGTGGTGTGTCTCGTGCCGGGACTGGCCAGGGCGAGCGGCTTCGCGCTGACGGAGCACGGGGGGCGCGGGCTCGGCAGCGCCTGGGCCGGCGAGGCGGCCGTCGCCGAGGACGCCCGCACCATCTACTTCAACCCGGCGGGCATGACGCTGCTGCGCGGCACGAACCTCGTCGGCGGCATGGCGGGCATCCGTACCTGGGGCACGTTCGACGACGAGGGCTCGCATCTGAACCCGATCGCCGGCGGCGGCCGGCTGCGCGGCAGCGACGGCGGCAACGGCGGCGCGCTCGGTGCCGTGCCGTCGTTATACGTCTCGCACCAGCTGCTCGACCGCCTCTGGATCGGGCTCGGCGTCGACGCCCCGTTCGGGCTCCGCACCGCCTGGGAGCCCGAGTGGGTCGGCCGCTACAACGCCGTCGTCTCGGACCTCAAATCCGTCAACGTCAACCCGAGCCTCGCCGTGCGCGTGCTGGATCGGCTCTCCCTGGGCGCCGGCCTCAACGTGCAGTACGCGCACGCGAAGCTCACCAACTTCCTCGACCTGGGGACGCTCTGCATCGAGCAGGGGCTGACGCCGGAGCTGTGCACCGCCGCCGGGGTGCCGCCGCAGGGGGCGGACGCGTTCGTGAAGATCGTCGGCAGCAGCTGGGGCGTGGGCTGGAATCTGGGTGCCATGTGGGAGCCGCGCAGCGGCACCCGCGTCGGCCTCACCTATCGGTCCCGCGTCCAGCACGTGCTCGAGGGCGACGCCGACTTCAGCGTGCCGCCGCAGGCGCGCGCGCTGGTGCGGCCGACCGGGCAGCTGCGCGACACCACCGGCAAGGCGCCGGTCGAGTTCCCGGACTCGGCCTCGCTGGCGGCGTTCCAGCAGATCACGAAGCGGCTCGCGGTCATGGGTGACGTCACCTGGACGCACTGGGACCGCTTCCAGACGCTCTACGTGAACTTCGCCAACCCGAAGCAGACCGACTTCAGCGCGCCCGAGCACTGGCGCGACAGCTTCCGCGTCGCGCTCGGCATGCGCTACGACGCCACCGAGCGCTGGAGCCTGCGCGCCGGCTTCGCGTGGGACGAGACGGTGATCTCGAGCCCGCGCTTCCGCGACCCGCGCATCCCGGACAACGACCGCTACTGGCTCGCCTTCGGCGCCGGCTACCAGGTGACGCCGGCGTTCCGCCTCGACGCCGGATACGCCCACATCTTCATCCCCGACGCCTCGACCCGGAACCGCGATGCGGTGACGGGCAACGTGCTGAAGGGCGAGTTCTCGGCGATGGCCGATCTCGTCGCCTTCCAGGCGACGCTGACCTTCGACTGA
- a CDS encoding cytochrome P450, translated as MRNPTATGGDPWFGCHPFSQEFRDDPYPLLARLRDTAPIHLTPAGIWRVTRYADVDRLLHDSPVGVRTTDGALPGVDESLTGPREFMLQRDPPAHTRLRKLVSRAFTPRAIAALEANVARIVDECLDRVAPRGEMDVVADLALPVPSTVICEMMGVPVADRDRFTVWTAKATHALASSFLTPEQLAETQTAAMQLAMYFQELVAARRERLGDDILSELIRAEEAGDHLSPSELLSQAIGLLIAGFETTIGLIANGVRALVRHPDQLALLRAQPELTRSALEECLRFDGPIVLTGRVAHEDLAFGDVVIPKDARIWAMLASANRDPAVFADPDRLDVGRDPNPHLAFGGGPHFCLGAHLARLEGQLAIGGLVQRFTDLALVEPTVTWGPSLFRVPGRLPLRFRAA; from the coding sequence ATGCGGAACCCCACGGCTACCGGCGGCGATCCCTGGTTCGGCTGTCACCCCTTCAGCCAGGAGTTTCGCGACGACCCGTATCCGCTGCTCGCGCGGCTGCGCGACACGGCGCCGATCCACCTGACGCCCGCCGGCATCTGGCGCGTGACGCGATACGCCGACGTCGATCGGCTGCTGCACGACTCGCCGGTCGGCGTCCGCACCACCGACGGCGCCCTGCCGGGCGTCGACGAGTCGCTCACCGGGCCGCGCGAGTTCATGCTCCAGCGCGACCCGCCGGCGCACACGCGCCTGCGCAAGCTCGTCAGCCGGGCCTTCACCCCGCGCGCCATCGCCGCGCTCGAAGCCAACGTCGCCCGCATCGTCGACGAGTGCCTCGACCGCGTCGCGCCGCGTGGCGAGATGGACGTCGTCGCCGACCTCGCGCTGCCCGTTCCCTCGACGGTGATCTGCGAGATGATGGGCGTGCCGGTCGCGGACCGCGACCGCTTCACGGTGTGGACGGCGAAGGCCACGCACGCGCTGGCGTCGTCGTTCCTCACGCCCGAGCAGCTGGCGGAGACGCAGACCGCGGCCATGCAGCTCGCCATGTATTTCCAGGAGCTGGTCGCCGCACGCCGCGAGCGCCTGGGCGACGACATCCTCTCCGAGCTGATCCGCGCCGAGGAGGCGGGCGACCATCTGAGCCCGAGCGAGCTGCTCTCGCAGGCGATCGGGCTGCTCATCGCCGGCTTCGAGACCACGATCGGGCTCATCGCCAACGGCGTCCGCGCGCTGGTCCGCCATCCCGACCAGCTGGCCCTGCTGCGCGCGCAGCCGGAGCTGACGAGGTCGGCGCTCGAGGAGTGCCTGCGCTTCGACGGGCCCATCGTCCTCACCGGGCGCGTCGCGCACGAGGACCTCGCCTTCGGCGACGTCGTGATCCCGAAGGACGCGCGCATCTGGGCCATGCTCGCCAGCGCCAACCGCGACCCTGCGGTCTTCGCGGACCCCGACCGACTCGACGTCGGGCGCGATCCCAACCCCCACCTCGCGTTCGGCGGGGGGCCGCACTTCTGCCTCGGCGCGCACCTCGCACGCCTGGAGGGGCAGCTCGCGATCGGCGGCCTCGTGCAGCGCTTCACCGACCTCGCGCTCGTCGAGCCGACGGTGACGTGGGGGCCGTCGCTGTTCCGGGTGCCGGGGCGCCTGCCGCTGCGCTTCCGGGCGGCATAG